Proteins from one Drosophila gunungcola strain Sukarami chromosome 3R, Dgunungcola_SK_2, whole genome shotgun sequence genomic window:
- the LOC128266490 gene encoding uncharacterized protein LOC128266490 isoform X7, which produces MLLKVENIEMETFCCDNCGNVNNASGAIASGFLGSGFNMDDILIITAKHSERAYLRATYLKNHFDKITKQRGRKPFNFLHIKIDDGPFSEEIAQKYQNTALQIVILCPALLALPHSFLMTQLSAIIRVEKVLAILLDVSEEKVKEMHKSALPSYYKWRRCVVRDNDQVQISNILGIATDILGRALCQRPPCQDNSGGGGGGGLSRSFSSCTEGFTVLPKKVKLGQNKVVALLADPLEKNDTLKLLVEKSGELIELRNFKCRNPYTLQFSIPEACMEISTMIEIRIEKNNKSLGARPIKCESRLRELEQLLRIEDCPIEFMCHALGIGPVERDALDQHLLQCFQRNMPPNFHLLSGPSERQPHFFTRLESSPEEYPTLLHFAARWGLNRLCIQLMECPGGDTACGVRNCAGRTPAELAEQEGHSKLAQNIVSFAEFHELTTMYHYFKGVTPPGDASPRPSANVVIEAHPGKGKSNKPPKQLPSAEYMEMSSGSERENTPEVRPKTETLAVSNLNYISVETEDENLQASVAEKKVESEKKLPEAGAQPGPEKTTNELRINEPPYYQSKEQNHQPREPIKSLDEVDAAPLYQTDKFSQECSQLLENQLGNDYVLQPSNVPVVPDDGNYLFQPSNRPVEEPLRLGRCTARQPGYGTLKRSASDASAASHSRSNADDELAEIMHDFKNNVLSIRDVELLVERWKHRNDVQQSFREKQDQIDQLRREYERIQEQVKSHLKRETPFERIKKFFSRSKTPGGNDSLLDETKSSIATSCSFKSGGGVSSTVGAGRPISSLSLQSVSSSSSSSGRLSTGSNCSGASLGDSGTHSDHEDRRFPHCRMMDNYLVPPPPRPVFTPSSTPGDERHQIVFPSPMSSCQRLNTPTSPTGSGSEHYQMFPSNIPVYGSQPLASSQSSSYLNTIVEAKEQAETQHYQNQSGVTLQPIKLNERSNIIYGKLTKSSSASGCSSFKPKQIPVPCPQVGSIEVQAEVYQNVGDMAPEKESKVEEATPNYMNC; this is translated from the exons ATGTTACTGAAAGTGGAAAACATCGAGATGGAGACGTTCTGCTGCG ACAACTGCGGCAACGTGAACAACGCGAGTGGAGCGATTGCATCCGGCTTCCTGGGCTCCGGCTTCAACATGGACGACATCCTGATCATCACCGCCAAGCACAGCGAGCGCGCCTATCTGCGGGCCACTTACCTGAAGAACCACTTCGACAAGATCACCAAGCAGCGCGGACGGAAACCATTCAA TTTTCTGCACATCAAAATTGACGATGGTCCCTTCAGCGAGGAGATCGCCCAGAAATACCAGAACACAGCGCTGCAGATCGTGATCCTGTGTCCCGCTCTGCTGGCGCTTCCCCACAGTTTCCTGATGACCCAGCTGTCGGCCATCATTCGGGTGGAGAAGGTGCTGGCCATCCTGCTGGACGTGTCCGAGGAGAAGGTGAAGGAGATGCACAAGTCGGCGCTGCCCAGCTACTACAAGTGGCGGCGCTGTGTGGTGCGGGACAACGACCAGGTGCAGATCAGCAACATCCTGGGCATAGCCACCGATATCCTGGGACGAGCCCTGTGCCAGCGACCGCCCTGCCAGGACAACTCAggcggaggaggcggtggcggCCTGTCGCGCAGTTTCTCCAGCTGCACCGAGGGCTTCACTGTGCTGCCCAAGAAGGTTAAGCTGGGCCAGAACAAGGTGGTGGCCCTGCTGGCCGATCCACTGGAGAAGAACGACACGCTGAAGCTGCTGGTGGAGAAGTCCGGCGAGCTGATCGAGTTGCGCAACTTCAAGTGCCGCAATCCCTACACCCTGCAGTTCTCCATACCGGAGGCCTGCATGGAGATCTCCACCATGATCGAGATCCGGATCGAGAAGAACAACAAGAGTCTGGGTGCCAGGCCCATCAAGTGCGAGAGTCGTCTGCGggagctggagcagctgctgcGCATCGAGGACTGCCCGATTGAGTTTATGTGCCATGCCCTGGGCATCGGACCCGTGGAGCGGGATGCCCTCGACCAGCACTTGCTGCAGTGCTTCCAGCGCAACATGCCGCCCAATTTCCACCTGCTGAGCGGCCCCAGCGAGCGGCAGCCGCACTTCTTCACCCGGCTGGAGTCCAGCCCGGAGGAGTATCCCACCCTGCTGCACTTCGCCGCCCGTTGGGGCCTCAACCGCCTATGCATCCAGCTGATGGAGTGCCCCGGTGGCGACACCGCCTGCGGCGTGAGAAATTGCGCCGGACGCACTCCCGCGGAGTTGGCCGAGCAGGAGGGCCACAGCAAGCTGGCCCAGAACATTGTCAGCTTCGCGGAGTTCCACGAACTGACCACCATGTACCACTACTTTAAGGGGGTGACTCCGCCGGGTGACGCCAGCCCCAGGCCCAGTGCCAATGTGGTGATCGAGGCCCATCCCGGCAAGGGAAAGTCCAACAAGCCACCGAAGCAACTGCCCTCGGCGGAGTACATGGAGATGTCCAGTGGTTCGGAGCGCGAGAACACACCCGAAGTGAGGCCCAAAACGGAGACCCTTGCTGTCTCGAATCTCAACTACATAAGTGTGGAAACGGAGGATGAAAATCTGCAGGCTTCCGTGGCCGAAAAGAAGGTGGAGTCCGAGAAGAAACTGCCCGAAGCTGGCGCTCAGCCGGGACCAGAAAAGACCACCAACGAGTTGAGGATCAATGAGCCACCCTACTACCAGTCCAAAGAGCAGAATCACCAGCCACGGGAACCGATCAAATCCCTGGACGAGGTGGATGCTGCACCACTCTACCAGACCGACAAGTTCAGCCAGGAGTGCTCGCAGCTGCTGGAGAACCAGCTGGGCAACGACTACGTGCTGCAGCCCTCCAATGTGCCGGTGGTCCCGGACGATGGCAACTACCTGTTCCAGCCCTCGAACCGACCCGTTGAGGAGCCCCTCCGGCTGGGCCGCTGCACCGCCCGACAGCCCGGCTATGGGACTCTCAAGCGCAGTGCCAGCGACGCCTCCGCCGCCAGTCACAGCCGATCCAATGCCGACGACGAGCTGGCCGAGATCATGCACGACTTCAAGAACAATGTGCTGTCCATCCGCGACGTGGAGCTGCTGGTGGAGCGCTGGAAGCACCGCAACGATGTGCAGCAGAGCTTCCGGGAGAAGCAGGACCAGATCGACCAGCTGCGCCGCGAGTACGAGCGCATCCAGGAGCAGGTGAAGTCGCACCTGAAGCGCGAAACGCCCTTCGAGCGCATCAAGAAGTTCTTCTCGCGATCGAAGACGCCGGGTGGCAATGACAGCCTGCTGGACGAGACCAAGTCCTCGATAGCCACCAGCTGTAGCTTCAAGTCGGGTGGCGGCGTGAGCTCCACCGTGGGTGCAGGACGTCCCATTAGCTCGCTGAGTCTGCAGAGTGTGTCCAGTTCGAGTTCCTCGTCCGGCAGACTGAGCACCGGCAGCAATTGCAGTGGAGCCTCGCTGGGCGACTCGGGCACCCACTCGGATCACGAGGATCGCCGCTTCCCGCACTGCCGCATGATGGACAACTACTTGGTGCCGCCGCCACCGAGACCCGTCTTCACGCCCAGCTCAACGCCCGGTGACGAGCGTCACCAGATTGTGTTCCCCTCGCCCATGTCCAGCTGCCAGCGCCTGAACACACCCACCAGTCCCACGGGATCGGGATCCGAGCACTACCAGATGTTCCCCTCGAACATCCCAGTTTACGGCAGCCAGCCGCTGGCCAGTTCCCAGAGCAGCAGCTACCTGAACACCATCGTGGAGGCCAAGGAGCAGGCGGAGACGCAGCACTACCAGAACCAGAGCGGCGTCACCCTGCAGCCCATCAAGCTGAACGAGCGGTCGAACATCATCTACGGCAAGCTGACCAAGAGCAGCTCGGCCAGCGGATGCAGCTCCTTCAAGCCCAAGCAGATTCCAGTGCCCTGTCCCCAGGTGGGCAGTATCGAGGTCCAGGCTGAGGTCTACCAAAACGTGGGCGACATGGCCCCCGAAAAGGAGTCCAAGGTAGAGGAGGCGACGCCGAACTACATGAACTGCTAG
- the LOC128266490 gene encoding uncharacterized protein LOC128266490 isoform X6, protein MPAKGSCRLFSCVSGQHREEESEEDYVDMEMNNCGNVNNASGAIASGFLGSGFNMDDILIITAKHSERAYLRATYLKNHFDKITKQRGRKPFNFLHIKIDDGPFSEEIAQKYQNTALQIVILCPALLALPHSFLMTQLSAIIRVEKVLAILLDVSEEKVKEMHKSALPSYYKWRRCVVRDNDQVQISNILGIATDILGRALCQRPPCQDNSGGGGGGGLSRSFSSCTEGFTVLPKKVKLGQNKVVALLADPLEKNDTLKLLVEKSGELIELRNFKCRNPYTLQFSIPEACMEISTMIEIRIEKNNKSLGARPIKCESRLRELEQLLRIEDCPIEFMCHALGIGPVERDALDQHLLQCFQRNMPPNFHLLSGPSERQPHFFTRLESSPEEYPTLLHFAARWGLNRLCIQLMECPGGDTACGVRNCAGRTPAELAEQEGHSKLAQNIVSFAEFHELTTMYHYFKGVTPPGDASPRPSANVVIEAHPGKGKSNKPPKQLPSAEYMEMSSGSERENTPEVRPKTETLAVSNLNYISVETEDENLQASVAEKKVESEKKLPEAGAQPGPEKTTNELRINEPPYYQSKEQNHQPREPIKSLDEVDAAPLYQTDKFSQECSQLLENQLGNDYVLQPSNVPVVPDDGNYLFQPSNRPVEEPLRLGRCTARQPGYGTLKRSASDASAASHSRSNADDELAEIMHDFKNNVLSIRDVELLVERWKHRNDVQQSFREKQDQIDQLRREYERIQEQVKSHLKRETPFERIKKFFSRSKTPGGNDSLLDETKSSIATSCSFKSGGGVSSTVGAGRPISSLSLQSVSSSSSSSGRLSTGSNCSGASLGDSGTHSDHEDRRFPHCRMMDNYLVPPPPRPVFTPSSTPGDERHQIVFPSPMSSCQRLNTPTSPTGSGSEHYQMFPSNIPVYGSQPLASSQSSSYLNTIVEAKEQAETQHYQNQSGVTLQPIKLNERSNIIYGKLTKSSSASGCSSFKPKQIPVPCPQVGSIEVQAEVYQNVGDMAPEKESKVEEATPNYMNC, encoded by the exons atgCCAGCCAAGGGCAGTTGTCGCCTCTTTAGCTGCGTTTCGGGGCAGCACAGGGAGGAGGAGTCGGAGGAGGACTATGTGGACATGGAGATGA ACAACTGCGGCAACGTGAACAACGCGAGTGGAGCGATTGCATCCGGCTTCCTGGGCTCCGGCTTCAACATGGACGACATCCTGATCATCACCGCCAAGCACAGCGAGCGCGCCTATCTGCGGGCCACTTACCTGAAGAACCACTTCGACAAGATCACCAAGCAGCGCGGACGGAAACCATTCAA TTTTCTGCACATCAAAATTGACGATGGTCCCTTCAGCGAGGAGATCGCCCAGAAATACCAGAACACAGCGCTGCAGATCGTGATCCTGTGTCCCGCTCTGCTGGCGCTTCCCCACAGTTTCCTGATGACCCAGCTGTCGGCCATCATTCGGGTGGAGAAGGTGCTGGCCATCCTGCTGGACGTGTCCGAGGAGAAGGTGAAGGAGATGCACAAGTCGGCGCTGCCCAGCTACTACAAGTGGCGGCGCTGTGTGGTGCGGGACAACGACCAGGTGCAGATCAGCAACATCCTGGGCATAGCCACCGATATCCTGGGACGAGCCCTGTGCCAGCGACCGCCCTGCCAGGACAACTCAggcggaggaggcggtggcggCCTGTCGCGCAGTTTCTCCAGCTGCACCGAGGGCTTCACTGTGCTGCCCAAGAAGGTTAAGCTGGGCCAGAACAAGGTGGTGGCCCTGCTGGCCGATCCACTGGAGAAGAACGACACGCTGAAGCTGCTGGTGGAGAAGTCCGGCGAGCTGATCGAGTTGCGCAACTTCAAGTGCCGCAATCCCTACACCCTGCAGTTCTCCATACCGGAGGCCTGCATGGAGATCTCCACCATGATCGAGATCCGGATCGAGAAGAACAACAAGAGTCTGGGTGCCAGGCCCATCAAGTGCGAGAGTCGTCTGCGggagctggagcagctgctgcGCATCGAGGACTGCCCGATTGAGTTTATGTGCCATGCCCTGGGCATCGGACCCGTGGAGCGGGATGCCCTCGACCAGCACTTGCTGCAGTGCTTCCAGCGCAACATGCCGCCCAATTTCCACCTGCTGAGCGGCCCCAGCGAGCGGCAGCCGCACTTCTTCACCCGGCTGGAGTCCAGCCCGGAGGAGTATCCCACCCTGCTGCACTTCGCCGCCCGTTGGGGCCTCAACCGCCTATGCATCCAGCTGATGGAGTGCCCCGGTGGCGACACCGCCTGCGGCGTGAGAAATTGCGCCGGACGCACTCCCGCGGAGTTGGCCGAGCAGGAGGGCCACAGCAAGCTGGCCCAGAACATTGTCAGCTTCGCGGAGTTCCACGAACTGACCACCATGTACCACTACTTTAAGGGGGTGACTCCGCCGGGTGACGCCAGCCCCAGGCCCAGTGCCAATGTGGTGATCGAGGCCCATCCCGGCAAGGGAAAGTCCAACAAGCCACCGAAGCAACTGCCCTCGGCGGAGTACATGGAGATGTCCAGTGGTTCGGAGCGCGAGAACACACCCGAAGTGAGGCCCAAAACGGAGACCCTTGCTGTCTCGAATCTCAACTACATAAGTGTGGAAACGGAGGATGAAAATCTGCAGGCTTCCGTGGCCGAAAAGAAGGTGGAGTCCGAGAAGAAACTGCCCGAAGCTGGCGCTCAGCCGGGACCAGAAAAGACCACCAACGAGTTGAGGATCAATGAGCCACCCTACTACCAGTCCAAAGAGCAGAATCACCAGCCACGGGAACCGATCAAATCCCTGGACGAGGTGGATGCTGCACCACTCTACCAGACCGACAAGTTCAGCCAGGAGTGCTCGCAGCTGCTGGAGAACCAGCTGGGCAACGACTACGTGCTGCAGCCCTCCAATGTGCCGGTGGTCCCGGACGATGGCAACTACCTGTTCCAGCCCTCGAACCGACCCGTTGAGGAGCCCCTCCGGCTGGGCCGCTGCACCGCCCGACAGCCCGGCTATGGGACTCTCAAGCGCAGTGCCAGCGACGCCTCCGCCGCCAGTCACAGCCGATCCAATGCCGACGACGAGCTGGCCGAGATCATGCACGACTTCAAGAACAATGTGCTGTCCATCCGCGACGTGGAGCTGCTGGTGGAGCGCTGGAAGCACCGCAACGATGTGCAGCAGAGCTTCCGGGAGAAGCAGGACCAGATCGACCAGCTGCGCCGCGAGTACGAGCGCATCCAGGAGCAGGTGAAGTCGCACCTGAAGCGCGAAACGCCCTTCGAGCGCATCAAGAAGTTCTTCTCGCGATCGAAGACGCCGGGTGGCAATGACAGCCTGCTGGACGAGACCAAGTCCTCGATAGCCACCAGCTGTAGCTTCAAGTCGGGTGGCGGCGTGAGCTCCACCGTGGGTGCAGGACGTCCCATTAGCTCGCTGAGTCTGCAGAGTGTGTCCAGTTCGAGTTCCTCGTCCGGCAGACTGAGCACCGGCAGCAATTGCAGTGGAGCCTCGCTGGGCGACTCGGGCACCCACTCGGATCACGAGGATCGCCGCTTCCCGCACTGCCGCATGATGGACAACTACTTGGTGCCGCCGCCACCGAGACCCGTCTTCACGCCCAGCTCAACGCCCGGTGACGAGCGTCACCAGATTGTGTTCCCCTCGCCCATGTCCAGCTGCCAGCGCCTGAACACACCCACCAGTCCCACGGGATCGGGATCCGAGCACTACCAGATGTTCCCCTCGAACATCCCAGTTTACGGCAGCCAGCCGCTGGCCAGTTCCCAGAGCAGCAGCTACCTGAACACCATCGTGGAGGCCAAGGAGCAGGCGGAGACGCAGCACTACCAGAACCAGAGCGGCGTCACCCTGCAGCCCATCAAGCTGAACGAGCGGTCGAACATCATCTACGGCAAGCTGACCAAGAGCAGCTCGGCCAGCGGATGCAGCTCCTTCAAGCCCAAGCAGATTCCAGTGCCCTGTCCCCAGGTGGGCAGTATCGAGGTCCAGGCTGAGGTCTACCAAAACGTGGGCGACATGGCCCCCGAAAAGGAGTCCAAGGTAGAGGAGGCGACGCCGAACTACATGAACTGCTAG
- the LOC128266490 gene encoding uncharacterized protein LOC128266490 isoform X4, whose amino-acid sequence MAISGRKNRKQRNGRQSVTGDRRKEQKIEILLLLTSSPFVGVKKFRFWQMQQWISVWPGDSIALSPLLMCVCAYNCGNVNNASGAIASGFLGSGFNMDDILIITAKHSERAYLRATYLKNHFDKITKQRGRKPFNFLHIKIDDGPFSEEIAQKYQNTALQIVILCPALLALPHSFLMTQLSAIIRVEKVLAILLDVSEEKVKEMHKSALPSYYKWRRCVVRDNDQVQISNILGIATDILGRALCQRPPCQDNSGGGGGGGLSRSFSSCTEGFTVLPKKVKLGQNKVVALLADPLEKNDTLKLLVEKSGELIELRNFKCRNPYTLQFSIPEACMEISTMIEIRIEKNNKSLGARPIKCESRLRELEQLLRIEDCPIEFMCHALGIGPVERDALDQHLLQCFQRNMPPNFHLLSGPSERQPHFFTRLESSPEEYPTLLHFAARWGLNRLCIQLMECPGGDTACGVRNCAGRTPAELAEQEGHSKLAQNIVSFAEFHELTTMYHYFKGVTPPGDASPRPSANVVIEAHPGKGKSNKPPKQLPSAEYMEMSSGSERENTPEVRPKTETLAVSNLNYISVETEDENLQASVAEKKVESEKKLPEAGAQPGPEKTTNELRINEPPYYQSKEQNHQPREPIKSLDEVDAAPLYQTDKFSQECSQLLENQLGNDYVLQPSNVPVVPDDGNYLFQPSNRPVEEPLRLGRCTARQPGYGTLKRSASDASAASHSRSNADDELAEIMHDFKNNVLSIRDVELLVERWKHRNDVQQSFREKQDQIDQLRREYERIQEQVKSHLKRETPFERIKKFFSRSKTPGGNDSLLDETKSSIATSCSFKSGGGVSSTVGAGRPISSLSLQSVSSSSSSSGRLSTGSNCSGASLGDSGTHSDHEDRRFPHCRMMDNYLVPPPPRPVFTPSSTPGDERHQIVFPSPMSSCQRLNTPTSPTGSGSEHYQMFPSNIPVYGSQPLASSQSSSYLNTIVEAKEQAETQHYQNQSGVTLQPIKLNERSNIIYGKLTKSSSASGCSSFKPKQIPVPCPQVGSIEVQAEVYQNVGDMAPEKESKVEEATPNYMNC is encoded by the exons ATGGCAATATCAGGcaggaaaaacagaaaacagagaAACGGAAGGCAAAGCGTAACAGGCGACAGGAGGAAAGAGCAAAAGATAGAGATACTTCTTCTGCTGACGTCGTCGCCATTTGTGGGTGTCAAGAAGTTCAGATTCTGGCAAATGCAACAGTGGATTTCGGTTTGGCCAGGAGACAGCATCGCTCTGTCTCCACTTCTCATGTGCGTGTGTGCTT ACAACTGCGGCAACGTGAACAACGCGAGTGGAGCGATTGCATCCGGCTTCCTGGGCTCCGGCTTCAACATGGACGACATCCTGATCATCACCGCCAAGCACAGCGAGCGCGCCTATCTGCGGGCCACTTACCTGAAGAACCACTTCGACAAGATCACCAAGCAGCGCGGACGGAAACCATTCAA TTTTCTGCACATCAAAATTGACGATGGTCCCTTCAGCGAGGAGATCGCCCAGAAATACCAGAACACAGCGCTGCAGATCGTGATCCTGTGTCCCGCTCTGCTGGCGCTTCCCCACAGTTTCCTGATGACCCAGCTGTCGGCCATCATTCGGGTGGAGAAGGTGCTGGCCATCCTGCTGGACGTGTCCGAGGAGAAGGTGAAGGAGATGCACAAGTCGGCGCTGCCCAGCTACTACAAGTGGCGGCGCTGTGTGGTGCGGGACAACGACCAGGTGCAGATCAGCAACATCCTGGGCATAGCCACCGATATCCTGGGACGAGCCCTGTGCCAGCGACCGCCCTGCCAGGACAACTCAggcggaggaggcggtggcggCCTGTCGCGCAGTTTCTCCAGCTGCACCGAGGGCTTCACTGTGCTGCCCAAGAAGGTTAAGCTGGGCCAGAACAAGGTGGTGGCCCTGCTGGCCGATCCACTGGAGAAGAACGACACGCTGAAGCTGCTGGTGGAGAAGTCCGGCGAGCTGATCGAGTTGCGCAACTTCAAGTGCCGCAATCCCTACACCCTGCAGTTCTCCATACCGGAGGCCTGCATGGAGATCTCCACCATGATCGAGATCCGGATCGAGAAGAACAACAAGAGTCTGGGTGCCAGGCCCATCAAGTGCGAGAGTCGTCTGCGggagctggagcagctgctgcGCATCGAGGACTGCCCGATTGAGTTTATGTGCCATGCCCTGGGCATCGGACCCGTGGAGCGGGATGCCCTCGACCAGCACTTGCTGCAGTGCTTCCAGCGCAACATGCCGCCCAATTTCCACCTGCTGAGCGGCCCCAGCGAGCGGCAGCCGCACTTCTTCACCCGGCTGGAGTCCAGCCCGGAGGAGTATCCCACCCTGCTGCACTTCGCCGCCCGTTGGGGCCTCAACCGCCTATGCATCCAGCTGATGGAGTGCCCCGGTGGCGACACCGCCTGCGGCGTGAGAAATTGCGCCGGACGCACTCCCGCGGAGTTGGCCGAGCAGGAGGGCCACAGCAAGCTGGCCCAGAACATTGTCAGCTTCGCGGAGTTCCACGAACTGACCACCATGTACCACTACTTTAAGGGGGTGACTCCGCCGGGTGACGCCAGCCCCAGGCCCAGTGCCAATGTGGTGATCGAGGCCCATCCCGGCAAGGGAAAGTCCAACAAGCCACCGAAGCAACTGCCCTCGGCGGAGTACATGGAGATGTCCAGTGGTTCGGAGCGCGAGAACACACCCGAAGTGAGGCCCAAAACGGAGACCCTTGCTGTCTCGAATCTCAACTACATAAGTGTGGAAACGGAGGATGAAAATCTGCAGGCTTCCGTGGCCGAAAAGAAGGTGGAGTCCGAGAAGAAACTGCCCGAAGCTGGCGCTCAGCCGGGACCAGAAAAGACCACCAACGAGTTGAGGATCAATGAGCCACCCTACTACCAGTCCAAAGAGCAGAATCACCAGCCACGGGAACCGATCAAATCCCTGGACGAGGTGGATGCTGCACCACTCTACCAGACCGACAAGTTCAGCCAGGAGTGCTCGCAGCTGCTGGAGAACCAGCTGGGCAACGACTACGTGCTGCAGCCCTCCAATGTGCCGGTGGTCCCGGACGATGGCAACTACCTGTTCCAGCCCTCGAACCGACCCGTTGAGGAGCCCCTCCGGCTGGGCCGCTGCACCGCCCGACAGCCCGGCTATGGGACTCTCAAGCGCAGTGCCAGCGACGCCTCCGCCGCCAGTCACAGCCGATCCAATGCCGACGACGAGCTGGCCGAGATCATGCACGACTTCAAGAACAATGTGCTGTCCATCCGCGACGTGGAGCTGCTGGTGGAGCGCTGGAAGCACCGCAACGATGTGCAGCAGAGCTTCCGGGAGAAGCAGGACCAGATCGACCAGCTGCGCCGCGAGTACGAGCGCATCCAGGAGCAGGTGAAGTCGCACCTGAAGCGCGAAACGCCCTTCGAGCGCATCAAGAAGTTCTTCTCGCGATCGAAGACGCCGGGTGGCAATGACAGCCTGCTGGACGAGACCAAGTCCTCGATAGCCACCAGCTGTAGCTTCAAGTCGGGTGGCGGCGTGAGCTCCACCGTGGGTGCAGGACGTCCCATTAGCTCGCTGAGTCTGCAGAGTGTGTCCAGTTCGAGTTCCTCGTCCGGCAGACTGAGCACCGGCAGCAATTGCAGTGGAGCCTCGCTGGGCGACTCGGGCACCCACTCGGATCACGAGGATCGCCGCTTCCCGCACTGCCGCATGATGGACAACTACTTGGTGCCGCCGCCACCGAGACCCGTCTTCACGCCCAGCTCAACGCCCGGTGACGAGCGTCACCAGATTGTGTTCCCCTCGCCCATGTCCAGCTGCCAGCGCCTGAACACACCCACCAGTCCCACGGGATCGGGATCCGAGCACTACCAGATGTTCCCCTCGAACATCCCAGTTTACGGCAGCCAGCCGCTGGCCAGTTCCCAGAGCAGCAGCTACCTGAACACCATCGTGGAGGCCAAGGAGCAGGCGGAGACGCAGCACTACCAGAACCAGAGCGGCGTCACCCTGCAGCCCATCAAGCTGAACGAGCGGTCGAACATCATCTACGGCAAGCTGACCAAGAGCAGCTCGGCCAGCGGATGCAGCTCCTTCAAGCCCAAGCAGATTCCAGTGCCCTGTCCCCAGGTGGGCAGTATCGAGGTCCAGGCTGAGGTCTACCAAAACGTGGGCGACATGGCCCCCGAAAAGGAGTCCAAGGTAGAGGAGGCGACGCCGAACTACATGAACTGCTAG